The Deinococcus aquaticus genomic interval GACGGCGGGGGCGTTGGTGACCTGACCCTGGCCGTAGGCGGCGTCCTGAAGCTGCTGCTTGATGGCGGCGTCCTGCACGACGGCGAAGCGCCAGGTCTGGGCGTTCCAGGCGCTGGGGGCAAGGCTGGCGAGGCGCAGGATTTCGTGCAGGTCGTCCTGGTTCATGGGTTCCTGGACGTACTTGCGGATGCTGCGGCGGGTTTCGATGGCTTCTTTGACGTCAAGCACTTTGGGGGTCGTAGCGGTCATGTCGAGAGGTTATCTCCATCACTTTGAAAAGTCAAGCGGTGTGAGATTCGTCATGATCTGATCAGCCCCGCAGTGTAAACTCTGGTCATGAGCGAACACACTGGATTCTGCCCGGTCTACCGGGCCATCGGCGTGTTGCAGGAAAAATGGGTGCTGCACATCGTGCGCGCCCTGCTAAACGGTGAAAAAGGGTTCAACGAGCTCGCCCGCGCCGTCGGCGGATGCAACAGCGCCACCCTCACGCAGCGCCTCGAACACCTCGAAACCCTCGCCCTGATCAGCAAACGCACGGAAGACAGCCAGGGCAAACTGGCCC includes:
- a CDS encoding winged helix-turn-helix transcriptional regulator, producing the protein MSEHTGFCPVYRAIGVLQEKWVLHIVRALLNGEKGFNELARAVGGCNSATLTQRLEHLETLALISKRTEDSQGKLARSVYTLSPAGLELQSVINAIDTWAVAHLNMPAPAPAITGSEASAPGADALARDCAS